Proteins co-encoded in one Scatophagus argus isolate fScaArg1 chromosome 11, fScaArg1.pri, whole genome shotgun sequence genomic window:
- the itprid2 gene encoding protein ITPRID2 isoform X2: MECGALGMDASIAPDPRVLSDNNIAHIRRRAWAQSRDSFWQEPEPEHCSTQEPRQNQSDGDAQKPSEESGRIPNKITSWLIDCRTPLGASLDDQSASPNRGAVRNGCSFEDDLSLGAEANHLQSSNDKTESCFGLGADQKRSRFKEGGRSMNSTGSGKSSTVSSVSELLDLYEEDPEEILLNLGFGREEPDLASRVPSRFINSMSSARGIDIKVYLGAQLQRMELENPNYALTSRFRQIEVLTTVANEFFQLYSQVSGQPVQRISSRDQEGGGGGEGGEDEPSPALKRSSSALNAAKLLKKTISKHNLHVAASESPEAHIPDRHTQLNGHASSDRTNTNGLTHTGPEPESCSTNPNHQVETVNQKHNRKKDSCPLATVAEETSGDGETDYSPEQSSIKPVSSGEHQSESVDFHSANQRIDDQTQEVKEEKNLTSTPEKAPPTLAPLQLAQLRTENADSFDMEEIQSNEDEALPHRTSRTTDLFRTVSQQSDSSGFAEEPSADSNSNLKVQESSDSCDSETTVTSHPSQDVATPLALDQPAFDLPDGTEEKKGPAEAHGRRSSMGEHDRSSEQVPQYTAHQLPGNSPMGTQQDETQDEKRVESVDQTDHEPEPQPENTQSMSAAEQEPQPELEHTQSQSASKEPQHTPNENETSADRDPPTDGVDAEGGVQEEHALLADSGSLYPPLSSSPVFSALKRAQQNQLSRAGLRVEPQTSDTPQIQGRGRGRGRSSIPLQRSSSLPSSLLSPSRVVSSVRIQFGRGKASSTQPRFSFRYTQEAGGENEEKEEDEEGEQANCLSTLIINPASTSVSNNQQRLPTEALVPPKPVPRYLMRSSYSLQSSSPSPDWLPGGHAHSWSTQSVPDLSSQQHTSQFQHNMHASQNQQSWNPGQMVFPYPNPNLNPAAQYLNPSPNHSPSLNVSPYPFTLNPPPQYPSPLQPYISLPNLLHHNPSLIHHSSLTSLHQPATPTASQHGSLSNLHQPSTSTAPYHVSLANLNAGTPVMHHQGYNHLYSHQSPCHATPHGSQFPSPYLGFHGYTMNPNLPYAHSVTQYPSLAPEHSLHGGVTPPPASGFLPGLASTLGSCHSLHPTLTPPAPSSTEMQLRKVLHDIRGTVQSLGQSQANTPDVSIEHRTALPNLQSLAEFQQKRRSLNLFRSQMMDLELSIIRQQALVYNHLSPADRREVEQLQALRSAVREELQELEQQLEDRLIELTHQTQYRGLHRDSSIDSLSTASALRAMEPVSDLLREQLFLQSEISYGGHAPSTNPSSRSSSPVPGEGGDRQQRQGVYRASINITPVPAPRPNTHTAEESEEGGTDRQRGGGGERGEEEGEIPEVDGATGGVRVENLQQLIREIRESVAQEVRREIYSELLATMSPQRSPVPTRQHPL, from the exons ATGGAGTGTGGAGCTCTGGGAATGGATGCCAGCATTGCTCCAG ATCCCAGAGTGCTCTCAGACAACAACATAGCCCATATACGCCGTAGGGCCTGGGCCCAGAGCAGAGACTCCTTCTGGcaagaaccagaaccagaacacTGCAGCACCCAGGAGCCCCGACAGAACCAGAGTGATGGGGATGCACAGAAACCCTCGGAAGAATCAG GGCGAATCCCTAACAAGATAACCAGCTGGCTCATCGACTGCAG GACTCCCCTTGGAGCCTCTTTGGATGATCAGAGTGCTTCTCCCAACAGAG GAGCCGTGAGGAACGGCTGCAGCTTTGAAGATGACCTTTCACTGGGAGCGGAAG ccaACCATCTTCAGTCCAGTAACGATAAAACTGAATCCTG TTTTGGTCTTGGTGCGGATCAGAAGAGGAGTCGGTttaaagaaggaggaagaagtaTGAACTCCACAGGGTCAGGGAAGAGCAGCACTGTGTCCAG tgtgtcagagctgctggaCCTGTACGAGGAGGACCCTGAAGAAATCCTCTTAAATCTTGGTTTTGGTCGAGAAGAACCCGACCTAGCCTCAAGGGTTCCCTCCAGGTTCATTAACAGCATGTCCTCAGCCCGAGGCATCGACATCAAG GTTTACCTGGGAGCTCAGCTGCAGCGCATGGAACTGGAGAACCCCAACTATGCCCTGACTA GTCGTTTCCGTCAGATCGAAGTCTTGACTACAGTAGCTAACGAGTTTTTCCAGCTCTACAGTCAGGTTTCTGGTCAGCCTGTCCAGCGCATCAGCTCCAGGGACCAAG aaggaggaggaggaggtgaaggaggggaAGATGAGCCGTCTCCTGCTCTGAAGAGGAGTAGCTCGGCTCTGAATGCCGCCAAACTGCTCAAGAAAACCATCAGCAAACATAACCTACATGTGGCCGCCTCTGAGTCACCTGAAGCACACATACCTGACCGTCACACACAGCTCAATGGGCACGCCTCCTCTGATCGCACAAACACCAATGGTCTCACACACACCGGTCCAGAACCGGAGAGTTGCAGCACTAACCCTAACCATCAGGTGGAGACAGTCAACCAGAAACATAACCGAAAGAAAGACAGCTGTCCTCTGGCAACGGTTGCTGAAGAAACCAGCggggatggagagacagactACAG TCCTGAACAGAGCAGCATCAAACCAGTATCTAGTGGGGAGCACCAGTCAGAGTCAGTGGACTTTCACTCAGCAAATCAGAGAATAGATGATCAAACGCaggaggtgaaagaggagaagaacctgacctcaactccaGAGAAAGCTCCTCCAACCTTGGCCCCGCTCCAGCTGGCTCAGCTTCGCACCGAAAACGCAGACTCTTTCGACATGGAGGAG atTCAGAGTAATGAAGATGAGGCTCTCCCACACAGAACTTCCAGGACCACCG ATCTGTTTAggacagtcagtcagcagtcagacagcagtGGATTTGCTGAGGAGCCCTCAGCAGACTCCAACAGCAACCTCAag GTGCAGGAGAGTAGTGACAGCTGTGACAGCGAGACCACGGTGACATCACACCCCTCACAAGATGTGGCCACACCACTCGCACTGGATCAACCAGCGTTTGATCTTCCGGACggcacagaggaaaagaaggggCCTGCTGAGGCTCATGGGAGACGTAGCTCAATGGGAGAGCACGATAGGAGCTCAGAGCAGGTTCCACAGTACACAGCCCACCAGCTCCCTGGGAATAGCCCAATGGGAACCCAACAGGATGAGACACAGGATGAGAAGCGAGTTGAGAGTGTGGACCAGACTGATCATGAACCAGAACCACAACCAGAGAACACCCAGAGTATGTCTGCTGCAGAACAAGAACCACAACCAGAGTTAGAACACACCCAGAGTCAGTCTGCTTCAAAAGAACCACAACACACTCCAAACGAGAATGAAACCTCTGCAGACAGAGATCCACCAACAGATGGAGTGGATGCTGAGGGCGGGGTCCAAGAAGAGCATGCACTCTTGGCTGATTCTGGTTCACTTTATCCccctctttcatcctctccagTTTTCAGTGCTCTGAAACGAGCCCAACAGAACCAGCTGAGCCGAGCAGGGCTGCGGGTTGAGCCCCAGACCAGTGATACACCCCAAATCCAAGGGAGAGGACGGGGACGAGGGCGAAGCAGTATACCCCTGCAGAGGTCCTCCTCCCTGCCTTCCTCGCTTCTGTCACCCTCTAGGGTTGTGTCCTCTGTCAGGATCCAGTTTGGACGAGGCAAGGCATCCAGCACTCAGCCCAGATTCTCCTTCAGATACACCCAGGAGGCCGGAggggaaaatgaagagaaggaagaggatgaggaaggagaACAAGCCAACTGTCTGTCTACTCTGATCATAAACCCTGCCTCCACCTCTGTCTCTAACAACCAACAAAGACTTCCCACAGAAGCTCTTGTCCCACCCAAACCTGTGCCTCGATATCTGATGCGGTCATCCTATTCCCTGCAGAGCTCTAGCCCTTCTCCTGATTGGTTGCCAGGAGGCCATGCCCACTCCTGGAGTACCCAGAGCGTTCCTGATCTCTCCAGTCAGCAACATACGAGTCAGTTTCAACACAACATGCATGCCAGTCAAAACCAGCAAAGTTGGAATCCAGGACAGATGGTGTTCCCTTATCCTAACCCTAATCTTAACCCTGCTGCTCAGTACTTAAATCCAAGTCCCAATCATAGTCCCAGCCTTAACGTAAGCCCCTACCCCTTCACTTTGAACCCTCCTCCACAGTACCCCTCCCCTCTCCAGCCATATATCAGTCTTCCTAACCTCCTTCACCACAACCCCTCCTTGATTCACCATTCTAGTCTAACCAGTCTTCACCAACCTGCAACTCCCACAGCATCCCAGCATGGCAGCCTCTCCAACTTGCACCAACCCTCAACTTCCACTGCTCCCTACCATGTAAGTCTGGCAAACCTGAATGCAGGAACACCAGTAATGCACCACCAGGGCTATAATCATCTATACAGTCATCAGTCACCTTGCCATGCCACTCCTCACGGCTCGCAGTTTCCCTCACCCTATCTCGGTTTCCATGGGTACACCATGAACCCAAACCTGCCATATGCCCATTCTGTCACCCAGTATCCATCACTGGCTCCAGAACACAGCCTTCACGGAGGGGttactcctcctcctgcctcagGCTTCCTTCCAGGCCTGGCCTCAACCCTCGGCTCATGTCATAGCCTCCACCCGACCCTCACTCCTCCTGCTCCGTCCAGCACCGAGATGCAACTGAGGAAGGTTCTGCATGACATCAGAGGAACTGTTCAGAGTCTTGGCCAG AGTCAAGCCAACACTCCGGATGTATCCATTGAGCACAGAACAGCTCTGCCCAATCTCCAG tctttggcTGAGTTTCAGCAGAAGAGGCGCAGTCTGAACTTGTTCCGCAGTCAGATGATGGACCTGGAGCTGTCAATCATTCGACAGCAAGCTCTGGTCTACAATCACCTGAGCCCTGCTGACAG gCGGGAGGTGGAGCAGCTTCAGGCTCTGAGGTCAGCAGTCagggaggagctgcaggagctggaaCAACAGCTGGAGGACAGACTGATAGAACTGACACATCAAACACAATACAGG GGTCTCCATAGAGACAGCAGTATTGACAGTCTGTCCACAGCCTCTGCACTGAGAGCCATGGAGCCG GTGTCGGACCTCCTCAGAGAGCAGCTCTTCCTCCAATCAGAGATCAGCTATGGCGGTCATGCACCCTCCACCAACCCCTCCTCCCGATCCTCCAGTCCAGTCCCAGGAGAAGGAGGTGATCGCCAGCAGAGACAAGGCGTGTACCGAGCATCAATAAATATCACGCCCGTCCCTGCACCTcgacccaacacacacactgcggaggagagtgaggagggagggacagacagacagcgaggaggaggaggagagagaggagaagaagaaggagaaataCCAGAGGTGGATGGAGCAACAGGAGGAGTCAGAGTGGAGAACCTGCAGCAGCTCATCAGAGAG ATCCGAGAGAGTGTGGCGCAGGAGGTCAGGCGGGAGATCTACAGTGAGCTGCTGGCTACCATGTCTCCACAGCGATCGCCAGTACCCACAAGGCAACACCCCTTGTAG
- the itprid2 gene encoding protein ITPRID2 isoform X3 → MECGALGMDASIAPDPRVLSDNNIAHIRRRAWAQSRDSFWQEPEPEHCSTQEPRQNQSDGDAQKPSEESGRIPNKITSWLIDCRTPLGASLDDQSASPNRGAVRNGCSFEDDLSLGAEANHLQSSNDKTESCVSELLDLYEEDPEEILLNLGFGREEPDLASRVPSRFINSMSSARGIDIKVYLGAQLQRMELENPNYALTSRFRQIEVLTTVANEFFQLYSQVSGQPVQRISSRDQEGGGGGEGGEDEPSPALKRSSSALNAAKLLKKTISKHNLHVAASESPEAHIPDRHTQLNGHASSDRTNTNGLTHTGPEPESCSTNPNHQVETVNQKHNRKKDSCPLATVAEETSGDGETDYSPEQSSIKPVSSGEHQSESVDFHSANQRIDDQTQEVKEEKNLTSTPEKAPPTLAPLQLAQLRTENADSFDMEEIQSNEDEALPHRTSRTTDLFRTVSQQSDSSGFAEEPSADSNSNLKVQESSDSCDSETTVTSHPSQDVATPLALDQPAFDLPDGTEEKKGPAEAHGRRSSMGEHDRSSEQVPQYTAHQLPGNSPMGTQQDETQDEKRVESVDQTDHEPEPQPENTQSMSAAEQEPQPELEHTQSQSASKEPQHTPNENETSADRDPPTDGVDAEGGVQEEHALLADSGSLYPPLSSSPVFSALKRAQQNQLSRAGLRVEPQTSDTPQIQGRGRGRGRSSIPLQRSSSLPSSLLSPSRVVSSVRIQFGRGKASSTQPRFSFRYTQEAGGENEEKEEDEEGEQANCLSTLIINPASTSVSNNQQRLPTEALVPPKPVPRYLMRSSYSLQSSSPSPDWLPGGHAHSWSTQSVPDLSSQQHTSQFQHNMHASQNQQSWNPGQMVFPYPNPNLNPAAQYLNPSPNHSPSLNVSPYPFTLNPPPQYPSPLQPYISLPNLLHHNPSLIHHSSLTSLHQPATPTASQHGSLSNLHQPSTSTAPYHVSLANLNAGTPVMHHQGYNHLYSHQSPCHATPHGSQFPSPYLGFHGYTMNPNLPYAHSVTQYPSLAPEHSLHGGVTPPPASGFLPGLASTLGSCHSLHPTLTPPAPSSTEMQLRKVLHDIRGTVQSLGQSQANTPDVSIEHRTALPNLQSLAEFQQKRRSLNLFRSQMMDLELSIIRQQALVYNHLSPADRREVEQLQALRSAVREELQELEQQLEDRLIELTHQTQYRGLHRDSSIDSLSTASALRAMEPVSDLLREQLFLQSEISYGGHAPSTNPSSRSSSPVPGEGGDRQQRQGVYRASINITPVPAPRPNTHTAEESEEGGTDRQRGGGGERGEEEGEIPEVDGATGGVRVENLQQLIREIRESVAQEVRREIYSELLATMSPQRSPVPTRQHPL, encoded by the exons ATGGAGTGTGGAGCTCTGGGAATGGATGCCAGCATTGCTCCAG ATCCCAGAGTGCTCTCAGACAACAACATAGCCCATATACGCCGTAGGGCCTGGGCCCAGAGCAGAGACTCCTTCTGGcaagaaccagaaccagaacacTGCAGCACCCAGGAGCCCCGACAGAACCAGAGTGATGGGGATGCACAGAAACCCTCGGAAGAATCAG GGCGAATCCCTAACAAGATAACCAGCTGGCTCATCGACTGCAG GACTCCCCTTGGAGCCTCTTTGGATGATCAGAGTGCTTCTCCCAACAGAG GAGCCGTGAGGAACGGCTGCAGCTTTGAAGATGACCTTTCACTGGGAGCGGAAG ccaACCATCTTCAGTCCAGTAACGATAAAACTGAATCCTG tgtgtcagagctgctggaCCTGTACGAGGAGGACCCTGAAGAAATCCTCTTAAATCTTGGTTTTGGTCGAGAAGAACCCGACCTAGCCTCAAGGGTTCCCTCCAGGTTCATTAACAGCATGTCCTCAGCCCGAGGCATCGACATCAAG GTTTACCTGGGAGCTCAGCTGCAGCGCATGGAACTGGAGAACCCCAACTATGCCCTGACTA GTCGTTTCCGTCAGATCGAAGTCTTGACTACAGTAGCTAACGAGTTTTTCCAGCTCTACAGTCAGGTTTCTGGTCAGCCTGTCCAGCGCATCAGCTCCAGGGACCAAG aaggaggaggaggaggtgaaggaggggaAGATGAGCCGTCTCCTGCTCTGAAGAGGAGTAGCTCGGCTCTGAATGCCGCCAAACTGCTCAAGAAAACCATCAGCAAACATAACCTACATGTGGCCGCCTCTGAGTCACCTGAAGCACACATACCTGACCGTCACACACAGCTCAATGGGCACGCCTCCTCTGATCGCACAAACACCAATGGTCTCACACACACCGGTCCAGAACCGGAGAGTTGCAGCACTAACCCTAACCATCAGGTGGAGACAGTCAACCAGAAACATAACCGAAAGAAAGACAGCTGTCCTCTGGCAACGGTTGCTGAAGAAACCAGCggggatggagagacagactACAG TCCTGAACAGAGCAGCATCAAACCAGTATCTAGTGGGGAGCACCAGTCAGAGTCAGTGGACTTTCACTCAGCAAATCAGAGAATAGATGATCAAACGCaggaggtgaaagaggagaagaacctgacctcaactccaGAGAAAGCTCCTCCAACCTTGGCCCCGCTCCAGCTGGCTCAGCTTCGCACCGAAAACGCAGACTCTTTCGACATGGAGGAG atTCAGAGTAATGAAGATGAGGCTCTCCCACACAGAACTTCCAGGACCACCG ATCTGTTTAggacagtcagtcagcagtcagacagcagtGGATTTGCTGAGGAGCCCTCAGCAGACTCCAACAGCAACCTCAag GTGCAGGAGAGTAGTGACAGCTGTGACAGCGAGACCACGGTGACATCACACCCCTCACAAGATGTGGCCACACCACTCGCACTGGATCAACCAGCGTTTGATCTTCCGGACggcacagaggaaaagaaggggCCTGCTGAGGCTCATGGGAGACGTAGCTCAATGGGAGAGCACGATAGGAGCTCAGAGCAGGTTCCACAGTACACAGCCCACCAGCTCCCTGGGAATAGCCCAATGGGAACCCAACAGGATGAGACACAGGATGAGAAGCGAGTTGAGAGTGTGGACCAGACTGATCATGAACCAGAACCACAACCAGAGAACACCCAGAGTATGTCTGCTGCAGAACAAGAACCACAACCAGAGTTAGAACACACCCAGAGTCAGTCTGCTTCAAAAGAACCACAACACACTCCAAACGAGAATGAAACCTCTGCAGACAGAGATCCACCAACAGATGGAGTGGATGCTGAGGGCGGGGTCCAAGAAGAGCATGCACTCTTGGCTGATTCTGGTTCACTTTATCCccctctttcatcctctccagTTTTCAGTGCTCTGAAACGAGCCCAACAGAACCAGCTGAGCCGAGCAGGGCTGCGGGTTGAGCCCCAGACCAGTGATACACCCCAAATCCAAGGGAGAGGACGGGGACGAGGGCGAAGCAGTATACCCCTGCAGAGGTCCTCCTCCCTGCCTTCCTCGCTTCTGTCACCCTCTAGGGTTGTGTCCTCTGTCAGGATCCAGTTTGGACGAGGCAAGGCATCCAGCACTCAGCCCAGATTCTCCTTCAGATACACCCAGGAGGCCGGAggggaaaatgaagagaaggaagaggatgaggaaggagaACAAGCCAACTGTCTGTCTACTCTGATCATAAACCCTGCCTCCACCTCTGTCTCTAACAACCAACAAAGACTTCCCACAGAAGCTCTTGTCCCACCCAAACCTGTGCCTCGATATCTGATGCGGTCATCCTATTCCCTGCAGAGCTCTAGCCCTTCTCCTGATTGGTTGCCAGGAGGCCATGCCCACTCCTGGAGTACCCAGAGCGTTCCTGATCTCTCCAGTCAGCAACATACGAGTCAGTTTCAACACAACATGCATGCCAGTCAAAACCAGCAAAGTTGGAATCCAGGACAGATGGTGTTCCCTTATCCTAACCCTAATCTTAACCCTGCTGCTCAGTACTTAAATCCAAGTCCCAATCATAGTCCCAGCCTTAACGTAAGCCCCTACCCCTTCACTTTGAACCCTCCTCCACAGTACCCCTCCCCTCTCCAGCCATATATCAGTCTTCCTAACCTCCTTCACCACAACCCCTCCTTGATTCACCATTCTAGTCTAACCAGTCTTCACCAACCTGCAACTCCCACAGCATCCCAGCATGGCAGCCTCTCCAACTTGCACCAACCCTCAACTTCCACTGCTCCCTACCATGTAAGTCTGGCAAACCTGAATGCAGGAACACCAGTAATGCACCACCAGGGCTATAATCATCTATACAGTCATCAGTCACCTTGCCATGCCACTCCTCACGGCTCGCAGTTTCCCTCACCCTATCTCGGTTTCCATGGGTACACCATGAACCCAAACCTGCCATATGCCCATTCTGTCACCCAGTATCCATCACTGGCTCCAGAACACAGCCTTCACGGAGGGGttactcctcctcctgcctcagGCTTCCTTCCAGGCCTGGCCTCAACCCTCGGCTCATGTCATAGCCTCCACCCGACCCTCACTCCTCCTGCTCCGTCCAGCACCGAGATGCAACTGAGGAAGGTTCTGCATGACATCAGAGGAACTGTTCAGAGTCTTGGCCAG AGTCAAGCCAACACTCCGGATGTATCCATTGAGCACAGAACAGCTCTGCCCAATCTCCAG tctttggcTGAGTTTCAGCAGAAGAGGCGCAGTCTGAACTTGTTCCGCAGTCAGATGATGGACCTGGAGCTGTCAATCATTCGACAGCAAGCTCTGGTCTACAATCACCTGAGCCCTGCTGACAG gCGGGAGGTGGAGCAGCTTCAGGCTCTGAGGTCAGCAGTCagggaggagctgcaggagctggaaCAACAGCTGGAGGACAGACTGATAGAACTGACACATCAAACACAATACAGG GGTCTCCATAGAGACAGCAGTATTGACAGTCTGTCCACAGCCTCTGCACTGAGAGCCATGGAGCCG GTGTCGGACCTCCTCAGAGAGCAGCTCTTCCTCCAATCAGAGATCAGCTATGGCGGTCATGCACCCTCCACCAACCCCTCCTCCCGATCCTCCAGTCCAGTCCCAGGAGAAGGAGGTGATCGCCAGCAGAGACAAGGCGTGTACCGAGCATCAATAAATATCACGCCCGTCCCTGCACCTcgacccaacacacacactgcggaggagagtgaggagggagggacagacagacagcgaggaggaggaggagagagaggagaagaagaaggagaaataCCAGAGGTGGATGGAGCAACAGGAGGAGTCAGAGTGGAGAACCTGCAGCAGCTCATCAGAGAG ATCCGAGAGAGTGTGGCGCAGGAGGTCAGGCGGGAGATCTACAGTGAGCTGCTGGCTACCATGTCTCCACAGCGATCGCCAGTACCCACAAGGCAACACCCCTTGTAG